From the Selenomonas timonae genome, one window contains:
- a CDS encoding FGGY-family carbohydrate kinase — MGYLLGIDAGSTNYKAIACDAAGRFLASARRPANTKYHENGWAETSPELIWEGAAACIAEVAAQLPGESCDGIAVASSGEDVLLDGAAQSVYPAIRWFDTRTEAIASAWEPFGRERIYRITGINPNPVASITKMQWIKRYVPEAWARARLWIPIAGFISLKLTGTARAPWTNACRSMAFDLNRRDWSEEILAEAGIERSLLAEPIRPGEQIGALTAAAAAATGLKKGTPVFAGGVDYACGTFATGIIRPGQMLDSTGTSEQLLAILDAPEISSASMEKNFTSVAYVVNDAYYIMGMIVASGGIFEWFKNTFACESFDLLVDEAAREPIGARGCMMLPYFSGRHTMGSDPAARGAFVGLTRATTRGTFVRAILEGLCYEMHSIVQAMQELSGQSVESIYAIGGAAKSAFWMQMKADVTGIPVRSKDVPEAAALGAAMLAGLGAGVYISPEDAAARVQFAERQYTPNAAHHAQYMELYETLNRALYPALREFNAAVTRAQGTNEEK, encoded by the coding sequence ATGGGCTATCTTTTGGGCATTGATGCAGGCTCTACGAACTATAAGGCAATCGCGTGTGATGCGGCGGGGAGATTTCTCGCCTCCGCGCGGCGGCCGGCAAATACGAAATATCATGAAAACGGCTGGGCGGAGACTTCGCCCGAGCTGATCTGGGAGGGTGCTGCTGCGTGTATTGCAGAGGTCGCGGCGCAGCTGCCCGGTGAGAGCTGTGACGGCATTGCCGTCGCAAGCTCGGGCGAGGATGTACTGCTTGACGGCGCGGCACAATCGGTGTATCCTGCAATTCGGTGGTTCGACACGCGTACAGAGGCGATTGCCTCGGCGTGGGAGCCGTTCGGGCGTGAGCGGATCTATCGGATCACGGGCATCAACCCGAACCCCGTCGCGAGCATCACCAAGATGCAGTGGATCAAGCGCTATGTGCCCGAGGCATGGGCGCGGGCGCGCCTCTGGATTCCGATCGCGGGCTTCATCAGTCTGAAACTGACGGGCACGGCGCGTGCGCCGTGGACGAACGCCTGCCGCTCAATGGCGTTCGATCTGAATCGCCGCGACTGGTCGGAGGAGATCCTCGCGGAGGCGGGCATAGAGCGTTCTCTGCTCGCAGAGCCGATCCGCCCCGGAGAGCAGATTGGTGCTCTGACCGCAGCTGCTGCGGCGGCAACGGGGCTCAAGAAGGGAACGCCCGTCTTTGCGGGCGGCGTGGACTATGCCTGCGGCACCTTTGCAACGGGCATTATCCGTCCGGGGCAGATGCTGGACTCCACGGGGACGAGTGAGCAGCTGCTTGCGATTCTCGACGCACCCGAGATCAGCAGCGCCAGCATGGAGAAGAATTTCACATCCGTCGCCTACGTGGTGAATGACGCTTACTATATCATGGGTATGATCGTGGCGTCGGGCGGTATCTTTGAATGGTTCAAGAACACGTTTGCGTGTGAGTCCTTCGATCTGCTGGTCGATGAGGCGGCACGTGAGCCGATCGGCGCACGCGGCTGTATGATGCTGCCGTATTTCTCGGGACGGCACACGATGGGCAGCGATCCTGCGGCGCGCGGCGCATTTGTGGGACTCACGCGTGCAACGACGCGCGGCACCTTTGTCCGCGCGATTCTCGAGGGGCTCTGCTACGAGATGCACAGCATTGTGCAGGCGATGCAGGAGCTCTCGGGGCAGAGCGTCGAGTCGATCTACGCCATCGGCGGCGCAGCAAAGAGTGCGTTTTGGATGCAGATGAAGGCGGATGTCACAGGCATCCCCGTACGCAGCAAGGATGTTCCCGAGGCAGCGGCGCTTGGGGCGGCGATGCTCGCGGGACTTGGTGCGGGTGTCTATATAAGCCCCGAGGATGCTGCGGCGCGTGTGCAGTTTGCAGAGCGGCAATATACGCCCAATGCAGCGCACCACGCACAGTATATGGAGCTGTATGAGACGTTGAACCGCGCGCTCTATCCCGCTCTGCGGGAGTTCAACGCTGCGGTCACGCGCGCACAGGGAACCAACGAAGAAAAATAG
- a CDS encoding 2-hydroxyacid dehydrogenase → MKVLVIGDPLLSSERLEAAVKKILGDVDVARVDWKPASDEEFWFLRSEVEKKGPSAGRPPQEIFDHVSDVDIIITHHTPINAEIVAAAKKCRIIGACRAGVENVDVAAASKQGIAVFHTMGRNAHAVSDYTIGLMLAEMRNIGRAHAELKQGHWKKQYSNAAFVGDMLEKKIGLVGFGYIGHLVAKKLKGFDVEILVYDPYAKAEDVEAAGARLVSLEELCAEADFISMHARLSEATQGLLGEKEFARMKPTAYVINTARAGLIDEQALISALHDKRIGGAAIDVFWTEPPPADHPFMTLENVTITPHLAGSTRDAFNRTPYLLLEEVKSTIGGGAPRWVVNADAVSTDFSGLK, encoded by the coding sequence ATGAAAGTTCTGGTTATTGGTGATCCGCTGCTCTCGTCGGAGCGTTTGGAAGCCGCTGTCAAAAAGATTCTGGGCGATGTGGACGTTGCGCGTGTCGACTGGAAGCCCGCGAGCGATGAGGAGTTCTGGTTTCTGCGCAGCGAGGTAGAGAAGAAGGGGCCGTCGGCGGGCAGACCGCCGCAGGAGATCTTCGACCACGTCAGCGATGTCGACATCATCATCACGCATCACACGCCGATCAACGCCGAGATCGTTGCTGCGGCGAAGAAGTGCCGCATCATCGGCGCGTGCCGTGCGGGCGTTGAGAACGTGGATGTGGCTGCGGCATCGAAGCAGGGCATTGCCGTGTTCCACACGATGGGGCGCAATGCACACGCGGTTTCGGACTACACGATCGGCCTCATGCTCGCAGAGATGCGCAACATCGGCCGCGCTCACGCAGAGCTGAAGCAGGGACATTGGAAGAAACAGTATTCGAATGCTGCCTTTGTCGGCGATATGCTCGAGAAAAAAATTGGTCTCGTCGGATTCGGTTACATAGGTCATCTCGTAGCGAAGAAGCTGAAGGGCTTCGACGTGGAGATCCTCGTCTACGATCCGTATGCAAAGGCGGAGGATGTGGAGGCGGCGGGCGCACGCCTTGTATCGCTCGAGGAGCTGTGTGCGGAGGCGGACTTCATCAGCATGCACGCGCGTCTCTCCGAGGCGACGCAGGGGCTTCTCGGTGAAAAGGAGTTCGCGCGTATGAAGCCGACGGCATACGTCATCAACACGGCGCGTGCGGGGCTCATCGACGAGCAGGCGCTCATCTCCGCCCTGCATGACAAGCGGATTGGCGGCGCTGCGATTGACGTGTTCTGGACGGAGCCGCCGCCGGCGGATCACCCGTTCATGACGCTCGAGAATGTCACAATCACGCCGCATCTCGCGGGCTCGACGCGCGACGCATTCAACCGCACGCCCTATCTCCTGCTCGAGGAGGTCAAGAGCACAATCGGCGGCGGTGCGCCGCGCTGGGTGGTCAATGCGGACGCCGTTTCGACTGATTTTTCCGGACTCAAATAA
- a CDS encoding zinc-dependent dehydrogenase, which translates to MKAAMYHGTADVRVEDVAKPTIGAGELLVKVKACAICGGDLRTFRHGHKAIHPPIILGHEIAGVIEEVGAGVERYHVGDRVIVAPGIGCGACSYCLSGRQHLCYTRETIAHGYDGGFAEYVRIPASAVRAGNVNFIPDEVDYLAASLSEPLACVINGQEAMDIQLGDTVAVIGAGPIGIMHAELARARGAGKIFLLNRSRNRLDAAQDLNYDAYIETGEDGGVQAVLDATDGLGANVVIVTAGSAAAQRAGIAMTGKMGKVCLFAGLPKDTPELSFDVNFVHYRQITLYGTFSSAPRHNALAVELIRSGKINADRILTHAVALEDIVHGFDLVEHRAGMRVAVVPHMEELAADIARHPDLMISKG; encoded by the coding sequence ATGAAAGCAGCAATGTATCACGGCACGGCGGATGTGCGCGTGGAGGATGTCGCAAAGCCGACAATCGGCGCGGGAGAACTCCTCGTCAAGGTCAAGGCGTGCGCCATCTGCGGCGGTGACCTTCGGACATTCCGCCATGGGCACAAGGCGATTCATCCGCCCATCATCCTCGGGCACGAGATTGCAGGTGTGATCGAGGAGGTCGGCGCGGGCGTCGAGCGCTATCATGTGGGTGACCGCGTTATCGTAGCGCCGGGTATCGGCTGCGGCGCGTGCTCCTACTGCCTCTCTGGGCGTCAGCACCTCTGCTACACGCGTGAGACCATTGCGCACGGCTATGACGGCGGCTTCGCCGAGTACGTGCGGATTCCTGCGAGCGCGGTACGCGCAGGCAATGTGAACTTCATCCCCGATGAGGTCGACTACCTTGCCGCTTCACTCTCGGAGCCTCTCGCCTGTGTCATCAACGGGCAGGAGGCGATGGACATCCAGCTCGGCGATACTGTCGCTGTCATCGGCGCGGGGCCTATCGGCATCATGCACGCGGAGCTGGCACGCGCGCGCGGGGCGGGGAAGATCTTCCTCCTGAACCGCAGCCGCAACCGTCTGGATGCGGCGCAGGATCTGAACTATGACGCCTACATCGAGACGGGCGAGGACGGCGGCGTGCAGGCGGTGCTGGACGCGACGGACGGTCTGGGCGCAAATGTCGTCATTGTCACGGCGGGCAGCGCCGCCGCACAGCGTGCGGGCATCGCCATGACAGGCAAGATGGGCAAGGTCTGCCTCTTTGCAGGTCTGCCGAAGGATACGCCGGAGCTCTCGTTCGATGTGAACTTCGTCCACTATCGGCAGATCACGCTGTACGGCACATTCTCCTCCGCGCCGCGCCATAATGCGCTCGCCGTGGAGCTGATCCGCAGCGGGAAGATCAATGCCGACCGCATCCTCACCCACGCCGTTGCGTTGGAAGACATCGTGCACGGCTTCGACCTCGTAGAGCATCGGGCGGGCATGCGCGTTGCGGTCGTCCCCCATATGGAAGAGCTTGCCGCAGATATTGCACGTCATCCGGATCTTATGATTTCAAAAGGCTAA
- a CDS encoding PTS glucitol/sorbitol transporter subunit IIA translates to MKYEVTVTGIGDFVLPFMRTRESVIIFDKDVPYEYENMVVAHTKAEVKADIVVGDTLHLADRSYTVTAVGDEAMKTLREHGHCTIVFTGKDAAEQPGQIMVKGDGVPRFMVGDIIRFE, encoded by the coding sequence ATGAAATATGAGGTAACGGTTACGGGCATTGGGGATTTCGTACTGCCCTTCATGCGGACGCGCGAGTCGGTCATCATCTTTGATAAGGATGTACCATACGAGTACGAGAACATGGTTGTCGCGCATACGAAGGCAGAGGTGAAGGCGGACATCGTCGTCGGGGACACGCTCCATCTCGCAGACCGCAGCTATACGGTGACGGCGGTCGGCGATGAGGCGATGAAGACCCTGCGCGAGCACGGGCACTGCACGATTGTGTTTACGGGCAAGGATGCGGCGGAGCAGCCGGGGCAGATCATGGTGAAGGGCGACGGCGTGCCGCGCTTCATGGTTGGCGATATCATTCGCTTTGAGTGA
- the gndA gene encoding NADP-dependent phosphogluconate dehydrogenase produces the protein MSNGMMDIGVVGMGVMGSNLAFNMADHGFQVAGWNRTPDMTEDAAKRNPPANFHPFYDLKEFIGSLKKPRRVFLMIAAGDPVDWAIGEIAPLLEAGDIILDGGNSFYEDTRRRHDALKEKNICYFGVGVSGGEKGARLGPAIMPGGDRAAYESVRPILEGIAARAGEEPCCTYIGEDGAGHYVKMVHNGIEYADMQLIAETYLILKHVGGLSNARIGEIFHAWNSGELRSYLIGITADIFAEVDEETGAALVDIIVDRAGQKGTGRWTSLEALARGVDLSMISAACNARVLSNLTEERAHAGAVMTAPEGAAVTVDADFIEAVRCSLYTAKIVAYAQGFSLYRAAKEEFGWSLDFGKIASIFRAGCIIQAEFLQRITDAYEKEPNLKNLMFDDFFLSSINGNAPSLRRTVCLAVERGVPIPAFSAAMQYIDAFRSPQLGANLIQAQRDYFGAHTFERVDKEGSFHHVWQEHYEK, from the coding sequence ATGAGTAATGGCATGATGGATATTGGCGTCGTCGGCATGGGCGTCATGGGGAGCAATCTCGCGTTCAACATGGCGGATCACGGCTTTCAGGTGGCGGGGTGGAACCGTACGCCGGATATGACGGAGGACGCTGCAAAGCGCAACCCGCCCGCGAACTTTCATCCGTTCTACGATCTGAAGGAGTTCATCGGATCGCTGAAAAAGCCGCGCCGCGTCTTCCTCATGATCGCAGCGGGCGATCCCGTGGACTGGGCAATCGGGGAGATTGCGCCACTGCTCGAGGCGGGGGATATCATTCTCGACGGCGGGAACTCGTTCTATGAGGATACGCGTCGCCGTCATGATGCGCTGAAAGAAAAAAATATCTGCTATTTCGGCGTGGGTGTCTCGGGCGGCGAGAAGGGCGCGCGTCTCGGCCCTGCCATCATGCCGGGCGGCGACCGTGCCGCCTACGAATCCGTGCGTCCGATTCTCGAGGGCATTGCCGCGCGTGCGGGAGAGGAGCCGTGCTGCACTTATATCGGTGAGGACGGTGCGGGGCACTATGTCAAGATGGTGCATAACGGCATCGAGTACGCAGATATGCAGCTCATCGCGGAGACCTATCTCATCCTGAAACATGTCGGCGGCCTCTCCAATGCGCGCATCGGCGAGATCTTCCATGCGTGGAACAGCGGCGAGCTTCGGAGCTATCTCATCGGCATTACGGCGGACATCTTTGCGGAGGTGGATGAGGAGACGGGGGCGGCGCTCGTCGACATCATTGTCGACCGCGCGGGGCAGAAGGGGACAGGCCGTTGGACGAGCCTCGAGGCACTCGCGCGCGGTGTCGATCTCTCCATGATCTCTGCCGCATGCAATGCGCGCGTACTCTCGAACCTCACGGAGGAGCGCGCACACGCGGGCGCGGTCATGACGGCACCCGAGGGGGCTGCGGTGACCGTGGATGCAGACTTCATTGAGGCGGTGCGCTGCAGCCTCTATACGGCGAAAATTGTCGCCTACGCACAGGGCTTCTCACTCTATCGCGCGGCAAAGGAGGAGTTCGGCTGGTCGCTCGACTTCGGCAAGATCGCCTCGATCTTCCGCGCGGGCTGCATCATTCAGGCGGAATTCCTCCAGCGCATCACAGATGCCTACGAGAAGGAGCCGAATCTGAAGAATCTCATGTTTGACGATTTCTTCCTCTCCTCCATCAACGGCAATGCGCCGAGCCTGCGCCGCACGGTCTGCCTCGCCGTGGAGCGCGGCGTGCCCATTCCCGCATTCTCCGCTGCCATGCAATACATCGATGCCTTCCGCAGCCCACAGCTCGGCGCGAACCTCATTCAGGCGCAGCGCGATTACTTCGGCGCGCATACCTTTGAGCGCGTCGACAAGGAGGGCTCGTTCCACCATGTGTGGCAGGAGCATTACGAAAAGTAA
- a CDS encoding gluconate:H+ symporter has protein sequence MPLIILAVGILLLFFLIVRVKLNSFISLLIVAGLVGYAEGLPVTQIIPVIQKGLGGTLGGLAIVVSFGAILGKLMAESGGAQRIAMTLINMFGKEKVKWAVCLTGFIVGIALFYEIGFVLLIPLVFTIAASAQIRLLEVGIPMAAALSVTHGFLPPHPGPTAISVIYNADIGLTLVYGALLAAPIAVIAGPIFYNFVKDLNPAIPEGLYNPKVFTDEEMPSFGISVFTALVPVVLMAGSAIAKMTLPADSHALAIMVFLGSPDMALTISIFIAFYTFGISRGKSIQEIMKISESAILAIAMILLIVGGGGALKQILIDSGVGRYIGDLLMGSDLSPLVLAWSIAAVIRIACGSATVAALTAGGIAAPVVALTGVSPELMVLATGAGSLIISPPNDPGFWLFKEFFGLTVKETVRTWCTMETIISVLGLAGVLILNMFIG, from the coding sequence ATGCCGCTGATTATTCTAGCTGTGGGCATCCTGCTGCTGTTCTTCCTCATCGTTCGCGTGAAGCTGAACAGTTTCATCTCGCTGCTCATCGTCGCGGGTCTCGTCGGCTACGCCGAGGGGCTGCCCGTCACGCAGATCATTCCCGTCATCCAGAAGGGCCTCGGGGGGACGCTCGGCGGACTTGCCATTGTCGTCTCGTTCGGTGCGATCCTCGGCAAGCTGATGGCGGAGAGCGGCGGTGCACAGCGCATTGCCATGACGCTCATCAACATGTTCGGCAAGGAAAAGGTCAAGTGGGCGGTCTGCCTTACGGGCTTCATCGTCGGCATCGCGCTCTTCTATGAAATCGGCTTCGTCCTGCTCATCCCGCTCGTCTTCACGATTGCGGCATCGGCGCAGATCCGCCTCCTCGAGGTCGGTATCCCGATGGCTGCGGCGCTCTCGGTTACGCACGGCTTCCTGCCGCCGCATCCGGGTCCCACGGCAATCTCGGTCATCTACAATGCGGACATCGGTCTGACCCTCGTCTACGGTGCGCTGCTCGCGGCGCCGATCGCGGTCATCGCAGGCCCGATCTTCTACAACTTCGTCAAGGATCTCAACCCCGCGATTCCCGAGGGACTCTACAATCCGAAGGTGTTCACGGATGAGGAAATGCCGAGCTTCGGCATCAGCGTCTTCACCGCACTCGTTCCCGTCGTCCTGATGGCGGGCTCTGCGATTGCAAAGATGACGCTGCCCGCAGACTCGCATGCACTCGCGATCATGGTCTTCCTCGGCTCGCCTGATATGGCGCTCACGATCTCCATCTTTATCGCGTTCTACACGTTCGGTATTTCACGCGGCAAGAGCATCCAGGAGATCATGAAGATCTCCGAGTCCGCGATTCTCGCGATCGCCATGATCCTCCTCATCGTGGGCGGCGGCGGCGCGCTCAAGCAGATCCTCATCGACAGCGGTGTTGGCCGCTACATCGGCGACCTCCTCATGGGCTCTGACCTCTCGCCGCTCGTCCTCGCATGGTCGATTGCGGCGGTCATCCGCATCGCCTGCGGCAGCGCGACGGTTGCAGCGCTCACAGCAGGCGGCATTGCGGCTCCCGTGGTTGCGCTCACGGGCGTCAGCCCCGAGCTTATGGTGCTCGCAACGGGCGCGGGCAGTCTCATCATCTCGCCGCCGAACGACCCAGGCTTCTGGCTCTTCAAGGAGTTCTTCGGTCTCACGGTCAAGGAGACGGTGCGCACGTGGTGCACGATGGAGACGATCATCTCCGTGCTCGGCCTTGCGGGCGTTCTGATCCTCAATATGTTCATCGGCTGA
- a CDS encoding YjhG/YagF family D-xylonate dehydratase has product MSMEELYGSAPRGLYDVHTRKEGPKGRLPLTDEMLRTAPSGNIFGMTINAGMGWNPDDLAGGDVLIISTQGGIRRDDGTTAAVGLHNGHFELGDLMRAAADEIKGAGLVPHAAFVTDPCDGRSQGTTGMFDSLPYRNDAAIVMRRLMRSLPTRRAIIGVAACDKGLPAMMMALAGMHDRPVILIPGGATLSPTNSEDLGTVQTLGVRYANDEITLDYAARTGCSSCASPGGGCQFLGTAGTSQVVAEGLGLTLTHAALAPSGEEIWREIGRASARAVMALAARGITARDILTDKAIENAMVIHAAFGGSTNLLLHLPAIAHAAGCHMPDVRDWSRINKEVPRLVSVLPIGPVNYPTVFAFMAGGVPEVMLYLRRLGLLHEDALTVTGATLGENLDWWEHSERRAILRKRLEEVDGLSPDEVIFTPDEARRRGIGSTVTFPTGNIAPEGSVVKSTAIDPSVIDADKVFRHTGKVKTFTSEKAAIAALKEHGRIVAGDIMIVMGGGPKGTGMEETYQLTSALKHLPFGKHVSLITDARFSGVSTGACFGHVGPEALAGGPIGKLRDGDVVEIIVDTEKLEGSLNFIGTEEEPLSYEEGARVLAARSMQDGVGPDADLPDDTRLWAALQEVSGGTWRGNVYDVERILAVLEAGKAALRDKSGS; this is encoded by the coding sequence ATGTCTATGGAGGAGCTTTATGGAAGCGCCCCACGGGGGCTGTACGATGTCCACACGCGAAAAGAGGGCCCAAAGGGGCGACTGCCGCTGACGGATGAGATGCTGCGGACGGCGCCGAGCGGCAATATCTTCGGTATGACGATCAATGCGGGCATGGGCTGGAATCCCGATGACCTCGCCGGCGGCGATGTGCTTATCATCAGCACGCAGGGCGGCATTCGCCGCGATGACGGGACGACGGCGGCGGTTGGGCTGCACAACGGGCACTTTGAGCTCGGCGACCTCATGCGTGCCGCCGCAGATGAAATCAAGGGAGCAGGGCTTGTCCCGCATGCAGCCTTTGTCACTGACCCGTGTGACGGCCGCAGTCAGGGGACGACGGGGATGTTCGACTCACTGCCCTACCGCAACGACGCGGCGATCGTCATGCGCCGCCTCATGCGCTCCCTGCCGACACGTCGGGCGATCATCGGCGTCGCTGCATGTGACAAGGGCCTGCCCGCTATGATGATGGCGCTCGCGGGGATGCATGATCGCCCCGTCATCCTCATCCCGGGCGGCGCGACCCTCTCGCCGACGAACAGCGAGGATCTGGGCACGGTGCAGACCCTCGGCGTGCGCTATGCAAATGATGAAATCACGCTCGACTATGCCGCACGCACAGGATGCAGCTCCTGTGCATCGCCGGGCGGCGGTTGCCAGTTCCTCGGGACGGCGGGTACCTCGCAGGTGGTTGCCGAGGGGCTGGGACTCACACTGACGCATGCGGCGCTTGCGCCCTCGGGCGAGGAGATCTGGCGAGAGATCGGGCGCGCTTCGGCGCGTGCAGTTATGGCGCTTGCTGCACGGGGGATTACGGCACGCGACATCCTGACCGACAAGGCGATCGAGAATGCGATGGTCATTCACGCGGCGTTCGGCGGCTCCACGAATCTCCTCCTTCACCTCCCTGCGATTGCACACGCAGCGGGCTGTCATATGCCCGACGTGCGCGACTGGTCGCGCATCAACAAGGAGGTGCCGCGCCTCGTGAGCGTCCTGCCGATCGGTCCTGTCAACTATCCGACGGTGTTCGCGTTCATGGCGGGCGGCGTGCCCGAGGTCATGCTGTATCTGCGCCGCCTCGGACTCCTGCACGAGGATGCGCTCACCGTCACGGGGGCGACGCTCGGCGAGAACCTTGACTGGTGGGAGCACTCCGAGCGTCGCGCGATATTGCGCAAGCGGCTCGAGGAGGTCGACGGGCTCTCGCCCGATGAGGTCATCTTTACGCCGGATGAGGCGCGTCGGCGCGGCATCGGCTCGACCGTGACCTTCCCCACGGGCAATATCGCGCCCGAGGGCTCTGTCGTGAAATCCACGGCGATTGACCCCTCCGTGATCGACGCGGACAAGGTGTTCCGCCACACGGGCAAGGTCAAGACCTTTACCTCGGAAAAGGCGGCGATTGCGGCACTCAAGGAGCATGGACGCATTGTGGCGGGCGACATCATGATTGTCATGGGCGGCGGTCCGAAGGGGACGGGCATGGAGGAGACTTACCAGCTCACCTCGGCACTCAAGCATCTGCCGTTCGGCAAGCATGTCTCCCTCATCACGGACGCGCGGTTCTCGGGAGTTTCGACGGGTGCCTGCTTCGGACATGTGGGGCCTGAGGCGCTGGCAGGGGGACCCATCGGAAAGCTGCGCGACGGCGATGTCGTCGAGATCATTGTCGATACGGAGAAACTCGAGGGCAGTCTGAACTTCATCGGCACCGAGGAGGAGCCTCTGAGCTATGAGGAGGGCGCGCGTGTGCTCGCAGCGCGCAGCATGCAGGACGGCGTCGGCCCCGATGCCGATCTCCCCGATGATACGCGCCTCTGGGCGGCGCTGCAGGAAGTCAGCGGCGGTACATGGCGCGGCAATGTCTACGATGTGGAGCGAATTCTCGCCGTGCTCGAGGCGGGCAAGGCGGCGCTGCGTGATAAATCAGGCAGCTGA